The nucleotide window CTGTTCATAGAGATATTCTCTAAATCGGCTTGTCTGATGACAACCAGGCTTAACAGAATCGTAGGTTTCAGAAAAGACCTCGAGGCAGTTATGACAACGAAACCGTCTTACTCGGATAAAAAGGTACAAAGGTTTATGGAGTAGAGCCAAATCCCTTACTTTTCTTGTTCTTCTGTCGTGTACAGAGCTTGCGAGAAACCCACA belongs to Bacillus spongiae and includes:
- a CDS encoding transposase family protein is translated as MLSLSLDLPEFKVVKQENGSNFHFVVVEKKCEEERCPYCGFLASSVHDRRTRKVRDLALLHKPLYLFIRVRRFRCHNCLEVFSETYDSVKPGCHQTSRFREYLYEQ